The following proteins come from a genomic window of Pirellula staleyi DSM 6068:
- a CDS encoding OmpA family protein has product MSNSSFSKHWKQVGIVRPFVTFVLAFLFAAGCSAPNAQLQQVQLEKDQLIAALKAERDAATAAKSRLATVEQRLDEAEKQLAMGGSRGVTSTASSRSSSGFSAASRPASSSPAKPGAMQPLPPPTKPKPESKPIGEPLEWRSLDKTPIRPPASGAVRQSSYEDFVSEEVTEPSLLYAVAQRDRRLRFDDATRSAVVEMPILFEAGTAVLTAEGRESLDELSRLLRNDNLKKTKVLVAGIATGRPSQQAGQSTTARYSSARALGTARAQAVADYLDRHGVSENRLAVTGSGERGDAPLAKIEQPGTQVRGVEIHLLESESPVVGWSQGDTLKTR; this is encoded by the coding sequence ATGAGCAATTCGTCGTTCTCCAAGCACTGGAAACAGGTAGGCATTGTCCGCCCCTTCGTGACGTTTGTGCTCGCTTTTCTCTTCGCCGCTGGCTGCAGCGCTCCCAATGCGCAGCTGCAGCAAGTGCAGCTTGAAAAAGATCAGCTGATCGCGGCACTCAAGGCTGAACGCGATGCTGCCACCGCCGCTAAATCGCGTCTAGCAACTGTCGAACAGCGTCTCGACGAAGCTGAAAAACAACTCGCGATGGGTGGGTCGCGCGGTGTAACCTCCACTGCCTCTTCGCGCAGCAGCAGTGGTTTTAGCGCTGCTTCGCGCCCGGCCTCGAGTTCCCCAGCCAAGCCGGGAGCCATGCAGCCACTTCCCCCTCCCACGAAACCGAAGCCCGAGAGCAAGCCCATCGGCGAACCGCTCGAGTGGCGATCGCTCGACAAAACTCCGATTCGTCCACCCGCCAGCGGGGCCGTTCGTCAAAGCAGCTACGAAGACTTTGTTTCCGAAGAAGTGACCGAGCCGAGCTTGCTCTATGCCGTGGCTCAGCGCGACCGCCGGCTGCGATTCGACGATGCTACACGCTCGGCTGTTGTCGAGATGCCAATCTTGTTTGAAGCGGGGACAGCGGTGCTGACCGCCGAAGGTCGCGAGTCGCTCGACGAGCTTTCGCGGCTGTTGCGGAACGACAACCTGAAGAAAACCAAAGTGCTGGTTGCGGGCATCGCCACGGGACGCCCCTCTCAGCAAGCAGGCCAATCGACGACCGCTCGCTACAGCAGCGCACGTGCGCTCGGAACAGCCCGCGCTCAAGCAGTGGCAGACTACCTCGATCGGCACGGCGTTTCCGAGAATCGTCTCGCTGTCACCGGCAGCGGCGAGCGTGGCGACGCACCCCTCGCGAAAATCGAGCAGCCCGGAACGCAGGTGCGCGGGGTCGAAATCCATTTGCTCGAAAGCGAAAGCCCGGTGGTCGGCTGGTCTCAGGGGGACACGCTCAAGACCCGCTAA
- a CDS encoding SMP-30/gluconolactonase/LRE family protein, which yields MQLVALSLVMISLIAGDQEAEKALAKPLDAERAILQRCVKEMVLIQPGQGEFPASELAPFRISQFEVTQELYEIIARGNPSRWKGPRNSAEMFSVGEAEEFLKRLTARLQHEKLITADQAARLPTEAQWRYAAAGGTSTKFSFGDDATKIDDYCWYTGNAAGNDPAVGAKKPNPFGLYDMHGYLREMCAGVWKSADGKTIDEKQIAVLGGSWKDSADECATAARQPFAIDARDDAVGLRIVISPVAAVADAAELSPILESKKLELLWADGEFTEGPAALADGKIVFSDIGNKMYVFDPKSKETKVFRDPSRRSNGLIVDSKNRIIACEGANTGGGRQISVFTITGDQLEVTTLADQFEGRKFNSPNDIALDAEENIYFTDPRYVGDEPRELEYEGIFRVTPEGKVALATREVSKPNGIVYLAKSKSFAVSENNPMGQRRLLEMKQNDDGTLTIAKVLYTFESGRGIDGMTVDSEGRIYATAGTGDRAGVHVFSPSGKLLGVIRTPGDPTNCEFGRAGEASVLYITSAVSKKSDGKYGLFRVEVAGKRADR from the coding sequence ATGCAACTTGTTGCGCTTTCACTGGTGATGATTTCACTCATTGCCGGCGATCAAGAGGCCGAAAAAGCTCTCGCCAAGCCGCTCGATGCCGAGCGCGCCATTCTCCAGCGCTGCGTCAAGGAAATGGTGCTGATTCAGCCCGGCCAAGGCGAGTTCCCCGCCAGCGAGCTGGCGCCCTTTCGCATCTCGCAGTTTGAGGTGACGCAGGAACTCTACGAGATCATCGCTCGCGGCAATCCGAGCCGCTGGAAAGGACCTCGCAACTCCGCCGAGATGTTTTCGGTCGGTGAAGCCGAGGAATTTTTGAAGCGTTTGACTGCTCGTTTGCAGCACGAAAAGTTGATCACTGCGGATCAAGCAGCGCGACTTCCCACCGAAGCCCAGTGGCGCTACGCCGCTGCTGGCGGCACCTCCACCAAGTTCTCGTTTGGGGACGATGCGACCAAGATCGACGACTACTGCTGGTACACCGGCAACGCCGCAGGGAACGATCCCGCCGTTGGAGCGAAAAAACCGAATCCATTCGGTCTCTACGACATGCATGGCTACCTGCGCGAGATGTGCGCGGGGGTGTGGAAGTCGGCTGATGGAAAAACGATTGACGAAAAACAGATCGCCGTCCTTGGAGGAAGCTGGAAGGACTCGGCCGACGAATGTGCAACCGCCGCGCGACAGCCGTTTGCCATCGACGCACGGGATGACGCCGTGGGGCTGCGAATTGTGATCTCACCGGTCGCTGCTGTTGCCGATGCTGCTGAACTATCGCCGATCCTCGAAAGCAAAAAACTCGAGCTCCTTTGGGCCGACGGAGAGTTCACCGAAGGTCCGGCTGCTTTGGCCGACGGCAAAATCGTGTTCAGCGATATCGGCAACAAGATGTACGTTTTCGACCCGAAGTCGAAAGAGACGAAAGTGTTTCGCGACCCCAGCCGGCGCTCGAACGGACTGATTGTCGACAGCAAGAATCGGATCATCGCTTGCGAAGGTGCCAACACCGGAGGTGGACGGCAGATCTCGGTTTTCACCATCACCGGCGATCAACTGGAAGTAACCACGCTGGCCGATCAATTTGAAGGACGGAAATTTAACAGCCCCAACGATATCGCGCTCGACGCCGAGGAAAACATCTACTTTACCGATCCACGCTACGTTGGCGATGAGCCGCGCGAGCTCGAGTATGAAGGGATCTTCCGCGTCACCCCTGAAGGGAAAGTAGCACTCGCAACGCGCGAAGTCAGTAAGCCCAACGGGATTGTCTATCTAGCGAAATCCAAGTCGTTCGCCGTTTCCGAAAACAATCCAATGGGCCAGCGCCGCCTTCTGGAGATGAAGCAAAACGACGATGGAACTCTCACCATCGCGAAGGTGCTTTACACGTTTGAGTCGGGACGAGGCATCGATGGGATGACGGTCGATAGTGAAGGACGCATCTATGCCACCGCTGGCACCGGCGACCGAGCGGGAGTGCATGTCTTCTCCCCCAGTGGAAAACTGCTCGGGGTGATTCGTACGCCGGGGGATCCGACGAACTGCGAATTCGGTCGCGCTGGCGAAGCGAGCGTGCTTTACATTACCTCGGCTGTTTCGAAAAAATCGGACGGAAAATACGGCCTCTTTCGCGTGGAAGTCGCTGGAAAACGGGCCGATCGCTAG
- a CDS encoding 6-carboxytetrahydropterin synthase: MIKEQPPRPATLSPAETAVEVQSSSTSVFRVSREIDFCYGHRLLNYDGKCRHLHGHNGRAVITIESSSLDNRGMVMDFSDIKRVVSSWIDENLDHRMLLCKRDPYVQILKDLGEPLFLLDENPTAENICKLIHEFTASRGFPIVETQLWETPHCFATYRAARYVPGEAN, translated from the coding sequence ATGATTAAAGAACAGCCACCACGTCCAGCGACGCTCTCCCCCGCAGAGACCGCCGTCGAAGTGCAGTCGTCAAGCACTTCGGTTTTTCGCGTCAGCCGCGAAATCGACTTTTGCTACGGACATCGCCTGCTGAACTATGACGGCAAATGTCGCCACCTGCATGGACACAATGGCCGCGCGGTGATCACGATCGAATCGTCGTCGCTCGACAACCGTGGCATGGTGATGGACTTCTCGGATATCAAACGAGTGGTGAGCAGCTGGATCGATGAGAATCTCGATCACCGGATGCTTCTCTGCAAACGCGATCCCTACGTCCAGATCCTTAAAGACCTGGGGGAGCCTCTGTTTCTGCTCGACGAGAATCCAACCGCCGAAAACATCTGCAAACTGATTCACGAATTCACCGCCAGCCGCGGTTTTCCGATCGTGGAAACACAGCTCTGGGAAACGCCGCACTGCTTTGCGACCTATCGTGCGGCACGCTACGTTCCAGGCGAAGCGAACTAA
- a CDS encoding helix-turn-helix domain-containing protein encodes MAGKFVDLKEAAVMIGVSSETLIEMRSKGEIFGYRDGGSWKFKTEEVERVLAERNGGASAGGSDILSAGDEDFDNMLSSLSSKELASKAKEEPDSILISEEELGLSGETKGSTIIGKNQRPGESDIQLADDDVGEIGDALLGGKKEGSDVLTDSGLKLATGSGTGDMPAGSTGGDDLSLGDDLSLGDDELTLGGSSAADAIDLDDGELQLEGSAVSGGSGIGSDVTLGAGDSGINLSPTDSGLSLDEEPLDLGGSGVESLELPEDDEVISLEDDAGDPDMATQLKADDQFLLSPSDALTDDESDSGSQVIALEDSEAFDENAATMLKSEPALGEDAFAAMPGDALMAAPMGMGGPMGGPMGMAPAGGMTGAPVYVQVPVTETPYSIWNVLTLTAVTLILTICGMLMVDVMLNMWQFNEASSASTSLTNIFISMFGLGGQ; translated from the coding sequence ATGGCTGGCAAGTTTGTCGATCTGAAAGAAGCCGCTGTAATGATTGGTGTTTCGTCGGAAACACTGATCGAGATGCGCTCCAAAGGCGAGATCTTCGGCTACCGCGATGGTGGTAGCTGGAAGTTCAAAACCGAGGAAGTCGAACGCGTTCTGGCTGAACGTAATGGTGGCGCTTCGGCGGGTGGAAGTGACATTCTTTCCGCAGGCGATGAAGACTTCGACAACATGCTCTCGAGTCTTTCGTCGAAAGAACTCGCCAGCAAAGCCAAAGAAGAACCCGACTCGATCCTCATCAGCGAAGAGGAACTTGGACTCTCGGGAGAGACCAAGGGGAGCACGATCATTGGTAAGAATCAGCGCCCTGGTGAAAGCGATATTCAACTGGCCGACGACGACGTCGGTGAAATTGGCGACGCTTTGCTGGGTGGCAAGAAAGAGGGCTCCGACGTTCTCACCGATAGCGGGCTGAAACTCGCAACCGGCAGCGGAACGGGTGATATGCCTGCAGGAAGCACCGGCGGGGACGATCTCTCGCTGGGCGACGATTTGTCGCTCGGTGATGATGAACTCACGCTTGGTGGCAGCAGCGCAGCGGATGCAATCGATCTCGACGACGGCGAACTGCAACTCGAAGGTAGTGCGGTCTCGGGCGGAAGTGGCATTGGGAGCGACGTTACGCTCGGCGCGGGTGACAGTGGCATTAACCTATCGCCCACCGATAGCGGACTTTCGCTCGACGAAGAACCTCTCGATCTCGGCGGCTCGGGCGTGGAATCGCTCGAACTTCCCGAAGATGACGAGGTCATTTCGCTCGAAGATGATGCTGGCGATCCCGATATGGCGACCCAGCTGAAAGCGGACGATCAGTTTTTGCTTTCCCCTTCGGATGCTCTCACCGACGACGAATCGGACAGCGGCTCGCAAGTGATTGCTCTCGAGGATAGTGAAGCGTTCGACGAGAACGCCGCCACGATGCTCAAGAGCGAACCGGCCCTCGGCGAAGATGCTTTTGCTGCGATGCCAGGCGACGCGCTGATGGCAGCACCGATGGGAATGGGAGGGCCCATGGGTGGCCCGATGGGAATGGCACCTGCTGGTGGCATGACCGGAGCCCCGGTGTATGTGCAAGTTCCCGTTACCGAAACACCGTACAGCATTTGGAACGTACTGACCCTGACAGCCGTAACGCTGATCCTGACGATCTGCGGCATGTTGATGGTCGACGTCATGCTCAATATGTGGCAATTCAACGAAGCCAGCAGTGCCTCGACCTCGCTCACGAACATCTTCATCAGTATGTTCGGGCTCGGTGGTCAGTAG
- a CDS encoding sulfatase → MKPAFPIAALLATLLLALVIPAQAADEAKPVKRPNILFIMADDHAYQAISAYGSKVNVTPHIDRLAKEGMRFDRCFVTNSICGPSRAVILTGKYSHLNGFATNENPNFNGKQQHVAKLLQGAGYQTAVIGKWHLGSDPTGFDYWHILQGQGPYYNPAMKTPNGIVRHTGYTTDIITDEAIGWLEKGRDKNKPFFLMYQHKAPHRNWQPAPRYLDKYKDVTIPEPTTLFDDYKGRGTAARDQQMSIAKDLSPHDLKLVAQPGLNPEQKEIFEKAYAEENKAFQEAKLTGDDKTRWMYQRYVKDYLRCVDAVDENVGRMLEWLDNSGEAANTLVIYTSDQGWYLGEHGWYDKRWMYEESFRTPLIVRWPGQVKPSSVNTDMAMNLDFAQTFLDVAGVEQPADMQGRSLKPLLTGNTPADWRKSVYYHYYEFPQPHHVHPHYGVRTEQYKLIHFYDLNEWELYDLKADPNELKSVYNDPAYDQIVMDLKRQLEQLRKDYKDDGTVEQFK, encoded by the coding sequence ATGAAACCTGCTTTCCCAATCGCCGCTCTGCTTGCCACCCTGCTTCTAGCGCTCGTAATTCCAGCGCAAGCGGCCGACGAAGCGAAACCGGTTAAGCGGCCGAACATTCTGTTCATCATGGCCGACGATCATGCTTATCAAGCAATCAGTGCCTACGGCAGCAAGGTGAATGTCACGCCGCACATCGATCGGCTGGCCAAAGAAGGGATGCGGTTTGATCGCTGCTTTGTGACCAACAGCATTTGTGGTCCGTCGCGAGCCGTGATCTTGACCGGCAAGTACAGCCACCTCAACGGATTTGCTACGAACGAAAATCCCAACTTCAATGGCAAACAGCAGCACGTCGCAAAGCTGCTGCAAGGGGCCGGATATCAGACAGCCGTGATTGGCAAGTGGCATCTTGGTAGCGACCCGACAGGCTTCGACTACTGGCACATCCTGCAGGGACAAGGGCCGTACTACAATCCAGCGATGAAGACGCCCAATGGCATTGTGCGTCACACGGGCTACACCACCGACATCATCACCGACGAAGCGATCGGCTGGCTCGAGAAAGGTCGCGATAAGAACAAGCCGTTCTTTTTGATGTATCAGCACAAGGCGCCTCATCGCAACTGGCAACCTGCGCCCCGTTATCTCGACAAGTACAAAGACGTCACCATTCCCGAGCCGACGACGCTGTTTGACGATTACAAAGGGCGCGGAACTGCGGCTCGCGATCAGCAGATGTCGATTGCCAAGGATCTTTCGCCCCACGATCTGAAACTAGTGGCGCAGCCGGGTCTCAATCCCGAGCAAAAAGAGATTTTCGAAAAGGCTTACGCGGAAGAGAACAAAGCGTTCCAAGAGGCGAAGCTGACTGGCGACGACAAGACACGCTGGATGTATCAGCGCTACGTGAAAGACTATCTCCGCTGCGTCGATGCGGTGGATGAAAACGTAGGACGGATGCTCGAGTGGCTCGACAACTCGGGAGAAGCAGCCAATACACTGGTGATCTACACGAGCGATCAAGGCTGGTATCTCGGCGAGCACGGCTGGTACGACAAACGCTGGATGTACGAAGAGAGCTTTCGCACGCCGCTAATTGTGCGCTGGCCCGGCCAGGTGAAACCAAGCAGCGTGAACACCGACATGGCGATGAACCTCGACTTTGCTCAGACGTTTCTCGACGTCGCGGGAGTGGAACAGCCCGCTGATATGCAGGGGCGCAGCCTCAAGCCGCTACTCACCGGCAACACGCCCGCCGATTGGCGCAAAAGTGTGTACTACCACTACTACGAGTTTCCACAGCCGCACCATGTTCATCCGCACTATGGAGTCCGTACCGAGCAGTACAAACTGATTCACTTCTACGACCTCAACGAGTGGGAATTGTACGATCTGAAGGCCGATCCGAACGAACTCAAGAGTGTGTACAACGATCCCGCCTACGACCAGATCGTGATGGACCTGAAGCGTCAACTCGAGCAGTTGCGCAAGGACTACAAAGACGATGGTACAGTCGAGCAGTTCAAGTAG
- a CDS encoding 7-cyano-7-deazaguanine synthase, with protein sequence MISQHSSTEIAVLMSGGLDSSILVGKFLREGRTVHPIYIRTGLFWQSGELPAVQAFLAAIATANLRPLKILELPLDDLYTDHWSLTGSGTPADDTPDEAVYLPGRNALLLVKAAVYCQLHGIGQLACAPLGSSPFEDASSEFFTEYQSAMNRGSSSPVVLLRPFGELHKEEVMRLGVGLPLELTFSCIHPVDGTHCGTCNKCFERKEAFRITGIEDKTVYTASRRTAVQVATKSTP encoded by the coding sequence ATGATTTCGCAACACAGCTCGACCGAGATCGCTGTGCTCATGAGTGGTGGCCTCGATAGTTCGATCTTGGTGGGAAAGTTCCTGCGGGAAGGCCGCACGGTCCATCCTATCTACATCCGAACCGGGCTTTTCTGGCAGTCAGGAGAACTCCCGGCCGTACAAGCATTCCTGGCGGCGATCGCCACTGCGAACTTAAGGCCGCTGAAGATCCTCGAACTGCCGCTCGACGACCTTTACACCGATCACTGGAGCCTCACCGGCAGCGGAACGCCAGCCGACGACACCCCGGACGAAGCGGTCTACCTGCCAGGCCGGAACGCACTGTTGCTCGTCAAAGCCGCAGTCTATTGCCAATTGCATGGCATCGGCCAACTGGCTTGTGCTCCTCTGGGAAGTAGTCCGTTTGAAGATGCCAGCAGCGAGTTTTTTACCGAGTATCAGTCGGCAATGAACCGTGGCAGCAGCAGCCCTGTCGTTCTGTTGAGGCCGTTTGGTGAGCTGCACAAAGAGGAAGTGATGCGTCTGGGAGTTGGGCTTCCGCTGGAACTCACGTTCTCCTGCATCCATCCTGTCGATGGCACGCACTGCGGCACCTGCAACAAATGCTTCGAGCGTAAAGAGGCCTTTCGCATTACCGGCATCGAAGACAAAACGGTATACACAGCATCCCGGCGTACTGCGGTACAAGTCGCAACCAAATCGACTCCGTAG
- the mnmA gene encoding tRNA 2-thiouridine(34) synthase MnmA codes for MSRIVLAMSGGVDSSVAAAILTRAGHEVIGVFMRHGEEAQAACAVDAPGFQLPIFKERSDHKQGCCSASDAEDARRVADRLDIPFYALNLQSEFRQIIDYFIDEYTVGRTPNPCVQCNNWLKFGKLFDYADSVGAEFVATGHYARLAQIDGDLALCRGVDDGKDQSYVLFGIKKELLPRMLLPIGDYYKPQIRKLAHEIGLRVADKRDSQEICFVTSGKHDEFVRARRPDIDTRGEIVTMEGKVLGQHAGIERFTIGQRRGLGVALGERAFVVRIEPDTHRVVVGTRDDLARTALTAANCNWHTTKSPVGAIGEPFRCEAKIRYNSDPAPATAVRLTDDRLQVDFDEPRHGVAPGQAVVVYDGDRVLGGGWIE; via the coding sequence ATGTCGCGAATCGTGCTGGCCATGTCGGGAGGTGTCGATAGCAGTGTCGCTGCCGCGATCCTCACGCGCGCTGGGCACGAGGTGATTGGCGTTTTCATGCGACATGGCGAAGAGGCGCAAGCTGCCTGCGCCGTCGATGCTCCTGGCTTTCAGCTCCCAATCTTCAAAGAACGTTCGGATCACAAGCAGGGCTGCTGTAGTGCGAGCGATGCCGAAGACGCGCGTCGCGTTGCCGACCGCCTCGACATTCCGTTTTACGCCCTCAATTTGCAGTCCGAGTTCCGGCAGATCATCGACTACTTCATCGACGAGTACACCGTCGGTCGAACCCCCAATCCCTGCGTGCAGTGCAACAACTGGCTCAAGTTCGGCAAACTTTTTGACTACGCTGACAGCGTGGGAGCCGAGTTTGTCGCAACCGGCCACTATGCTCGGCTCGCACAGATCGATGGCGATCTCGCACTCTGCCGTGGTGTCGACGATGGTAAAGATCAGTCGTACGTCCTGTTTGGAATCAAAAAAGAGCTGCTGCCGCGCATGCTGCTGCCGATCGGCGACTACTACAAGCCGCAGATCCGCAAGCTGGCTCATGAAATTGGTCTCCGAGTGGCCGACAAGCGCGATAGCCAAGAGATTTGCTTCGTGACGAGCGGTAAGCACGATGAATTCGTCCGCGCTAGACGTCCCGATATCGATACGCGCGGCGAGATCGTCACGATGGAAGGAAAAGTGCTGGGACAGCATGCCGGAATTGAGCGTTTCACGATCGGACAGCGTCGCGGACTCGGCGTGGCCCTGGGGGAACGGGCCTTTGTCGTGCGGATCGAGCCCGATACCCATCGGGTGGTGGTTGGAACGCGCGACGACCTTGCTCGCACTGCGCTGACGGCTGCCAATTGCAACTGGCACACGACAAAGTCGCCTGTCGGGGCGATCGGCGAACCGTTTCGCTGCGAGGCAAAGATTCGCTACAACAGCGACCCTGCGCCGGCGACAGCGGTGCGACTGACAGACGATCGCTTGCAAGTCGATTTCGACGAACCTCGCCACGGTGTCGCGCCGGGGCAAGCGGTAGTCGTTTACGACGGCGATCGTGTTCTCGGGGGTGGCTGGATCGAGTAG
- a CDS encoding glycoside hydrolase family 2 — protein MHTIRLRGPWSYETLEQFAASDALPAEPAGDIPLPCDWRTVLPEDFAGVVRFRRWFNMPTGITEEHQLWLVIDAVYDRAIVKLSDDHLATIEPQTGRFSIDIKSRLRPRNELVIDVAWPIAAETSPESPVSGETALDPPRGLTGLVWLAIFEPGETPQLPSPTGDAVP, from the coding sequence ATGCATACGATTCGACTACGCGGCCCTTGGTCGTATGAAACGCTCGAGCAGTTCGCAGCCAGTGACGCGCTGCCAGCGGAGCCTGCAGGCGACATTCCGTTGCCGTGCGATTGGCGAACCGTTCTGCCCGAGGATTTCGCCGGTGTTGTCCGGTTTCGACGCTGGTTCAACATGCCCACCGGCATCACCGAGGAGCATCAGCTGTGGCTCGTAATCGACGCTGTCTACGACCGCGCGATCGTGAAACTCTCGGACGATCACTTGGCCACCATCGAGCCGCAAACGGGGCGTTTTTCGATCGACATAAAGTCGCGGCTCCGCCCTCGCAATGAACTGGTGATCGATGTGGCGTGGCCCATCGCCGCCGAAACTTCCCCCGAGTCGCCAGTTAGTGGCGAAACGGCTCTCGATCCCCCCCGTGGTCTAACGGGACTCGTATGGCTCGCGATTTTTGAACCGGGGGAGACGCCGCAACTCCCCTCCCCCACCGGCGACGCTGTGCCATAA
- the floA gene encoding flotillin-like protein FloA (flotillin-like protein involved in membrane lipid rafts) — protein sequence MTTTAGNFGGALSMTLTWLNPLLAQENGGGSWGTLEIILVGIAFFGAIFLFIVGIAFAAYGRIWFQAFMSRADVGIWSLVAMGFRQVNSRLIVDAKIKAAQSGMDINRQTGISTQRLEAHYLAGGDVMRVIHAIIAAHRAGIDLDFDRASAIDLAGRDVFDAVRTSVQPKVIDCPDPRRSGKSTLSAIAKNGVELRVKARVTVRTNLAQLIGGATEDTVIARVGEGIITAIGSAEHHFQVLENPDVISKAVLARGLDAQTAFQIVSIDIADIDVGENIGARLQADQAEADTRVARATAEQRRCEAIATEQEMKAKVAENRARLVDAEAEVPMAMADAFRRGNLTTGGIAT from the coding sequence GTGACGACGACAGCTGGCAACTTCGGCGGAGCACTCTCGATGACACTCACTTGGCTCAATCCCCTCCTGGCACAAGAGAACGGTGGCGGTAGCTGGGGCACGCTCGAGATCATCCTGGTTGGCATCGCATTCTTTGGGGCGATTTTTCTCTTCATCGTCGGCATTGCTTTCGCAGCCTACGGTCGCATTTGGTTCCAGGCCTTCATGTCGCGCGCCGACGTTGGCATCTGGAGCCTGGTCGCGATGGGCTTTCGCCAAGTGAATTCTCGACTGATCGTCGACGCCAAAATTAAAGCGGCCCAGTCGGGCATGGATATCAATCGACAGACCGGTATCAGCACACAGCGTCTGGAAGCACACTATCTCGCCGGCGGCGATGTGATGCGCGTGATCCATGCCATCATCGCTGCCCATCGCGCGGGGATTGATCTCGATTTCGATCGCGCGTCGGCTATCGACCTCGCTGGTCGCGACGTGTTCGATGCCGTCCGGACTAGCGTTCAGCCGAAAGTGATCGACTGCCCCGATCCTCGCCGCAGTGGCAAAAGCACCCTCTCGGCCATCGCTAAGAATGGTGTGGAACTCCGGGTGAAAGCTCGCGTGACGGTTCGGACGAACTTGGCGCAGCTGATTGGTGGTGCCACCGAAGACACCGTGATCGCTCGCGTCGGCGAAGGGATCATTACCGCGATCGGTTCGGCGGAACATCACTTTCAAGTGCTCGAAAATCCCGACGTGATCAGCAAAGCGGTGCTCGCACGCGGCCTCGATGCCCAGACAGCGTTCCAGATTGTATCGATCGATATCGCCGACATCGACGTCGGAGAGAACATCGGCGCTCGTCTCCAGGCCGACCAAGCGGAAGCCGACACGCGCGTCGCCCGCGCGACAGCCGAACAGCGCCGCTGCGAAGCGATTGCTACCGAACAAGAGATGAAGGCCAAGGTGGCCGAGAATCGGGCCCGGTTGGTCGACGCTGAAGCCGAAGTGCCGATGGCTATGGCCGATGCTTTCCGTCGAGGCAACCTCACCACCGGTGGCATCGCCACCTAG